From the genome of Polyangiaceae bacterium, one region includes:
- the fabF gene encoding beta-ketoacyl-ACP synthase II, with product MERVVITGIGLVTPNGIGTTETWRSVLGGESGIAPITLFDASQYAARFAGEVKGFVAEQYVPKKKLREMGRFSHLAIAASKHCIDDAGITFTDEDREACGTFIGVGLGGLDNLFHASVTLHEKGPSRISPYFIPSVIANLAAGQVAMAFDLRGPSYCNTSACASSAHALGEAFEWIRRGRTHIMLAGGAESTITGLCMAGFSAMFALSKRNDDPSRASRPWDRDRDGFVVGEGAASLMLESLTHAKQRGAKIYAEITGYGATCDAYHLTKPAPEGEGAQRAMRMALADAKLAPQSIDYINAHATSTQQGDIEEARAIMKVFGEHAKSPELWVSSTKSVTGHMLGAAGAVEGAFCALAVQQGRVPPTANLEHLDPEVPFDCVPMVARERSIRHALSNSFGFGGTNATLVFSRFEG from the coding sequence ATGGAACGAGTCGTCATCACTGGAATCGGTCTCGTTACTCCAAACGGCATCGGTACGACCGAAACTTGGCGTTCGGTGCTCGGTGGTGAGTCGGGCATTGCTCCGATCACGCTGTTCGACGCGTCTCAATATGCCGCGCGTTTTGCGGGCGAGGTCAAAGGGTTCGTCGCCGAGCAGTACGTGCCCAAGAAGAAACTCCGCGAGATGGGCCGCTTTTCGCATCTTGCCATCGCGGCGTCCAAGCACTGCATCGACGACGCGGGCATCACGTTCACCGATGAGGATCGCGAAGCGTGCGGTACGTTCATCGGCGTAGGCCTCGGCGGACTCGACAACCTTTTTCATGCATCGGTCACGCTGCATGAAAAAGGGCCGTCGCGCATAAGCCCCTACTTCATTCCGTCCGTCATCGCGAACCTTGCTGCGGGGCAAGTTGCGATGGCGTTCGACCTACGCGGACCGAGCTACTGCAACACGAGCGCTTGTGCATCGAGCGCTCATGCGCTGGGCGAAGCGTTCGAGTGGATTCGTCGCGGGCGCACGCACATCATGCTCGCGGGCGGCGCCGAATCGACGATCACGGGGCTCTGCATGGCGGGGTTCAGCGCCATGTTTGCCCTTTCGAAACGCAACGACGATCCGAGTCGTGCGAGTCGTCCGTGGGATCGGGACCGAGACGGGTTTGTCGTGGGCGAAGGTGCTGCGAGCTTGATGCTCGAGTCACTCACGCATGCGAAGCAGCGCGGGGCGAAGATCTACGCGGAGATCACGGGTTATGGCGCGACGTGCGACGCGTATCACTTGACCAAACCTGCTCCCGAGGGCGAAGGGGCGCAACGTGCGATGCGGATGGCTCTTGCCGATGCAAAGCTTGCACCTCAAAGCATCGATTACATCAACGCGCATGCGACCTCGACGCAACAGGGCGACATCGAGGAAGCTCGAGCGATCATGAAAGTGTTCGGCGAGCATGCGAAGAGCCCCGAGCTTTGGGTCAGCTCGACGAAGTCCGTGACCGGCCACATGTTGGGAGCAGCAGGAGCCGTCGAGGGAGCGTTCTGTGCATTGGCCGTGCAGCAAGGCCGCGTTCCTCCGACGGCAAACCTCGAGCATCTCGATCCGGAGGTTCCGTTCGACTGCGTGCCGATGGTTGCGCGTGAGCGCTCGATTCGTCACGCCTTGTCGAATTCGTTCGGGTTTGGTGGTACGAACGCGACACTCGTGTTTTCACGGTTCGAAGGATGA
- the acpP gene encoding acyl carrier protein encodes MAEGRDITAEVKRIIKEQLDVEEKDIKPEATFIDDLGADSLGLVELVLAFEEAFEIDIPDEDTEKIRTVQDAVNYIESHAKK; translated from the coding sequence ATGGCGGAAGGTCGCGACATCACCGCGGAAGTAAAGCGGATCATCAAGGAACAGCTCGACGTCGAAGAGAAGGACATCAAGCCGGAAGCGACGTTCATCGACGACCTCGGCGCAGATTCGCTCGGCTTGGTCGAGCTCGTGCTCGCCTTCGAAGAGGCGTTCGAGATCGACATTCCGGACGAAGACACGGAGAAGATCCGCACCGTGCAGGACGCGGTGAATTACATCGAGTCGCACGCGAAGAAGTGA
- the fabG gene encoding 3-oxoacyl-[acyl-carrier-protein] reductase, translating into MFELTGKVALVTGGSRGIGRATAVALAKQGAHVVVNYVRGEEEARKVVREIEEQGGKAEALGFDVSDMQAAEEAIVALAKRLGRLDILVANAGIAIDGLVVRVKEDEIDRTLSVNVKGAIACARGALKTMMRARTGRIVFLSSIVGEMGNAGQAVYSASKAALIGLTKTLAREYASRNVTVNVVTPGFIETDMTSSMNEEARKGMLSTIPLGRTGKPEDIAAAIAFLCSDEASYITGETLRVNGGMYM; encoded by the coding sequence ATGTTCGAGCTGACAGGGAAGGTCGCGCTCGTGACGGGCGGGTCGAGGGGCATTGGTCGAGCGACGGCTGTCGCGTTGGCGAAGCAAGGCGCGCATGTGGTGGTGAACTACGTGCGTGGCGAAGAAGAAGCGCGCAAGGTCGTGCGTGAAATCGAAGAACAAGGCGGCAAGGCCGAAGCGCTTGGGTTCGACGTATCGGACATGCAGGCAGCGGAGGAGGCGATCGTTGCGCTTGCAAAGCGTCTTGGGCGACTCGACATCCTCGTTGCCAACGCGGGCATTGCGATTGACGGGCTCGTGGTGCGCGTGAAGGAAGACGAGATCGACCGGACGTTGTCGGTGAACGTGAAGGGAGCGATCGCGTGTGCTCGCGGCGCGTTGAAGACGATGATGCGAGCGCGCACGGGGCGCATCGTGTTCTTGTCGAGCATCGTGGGCGAGATGGGCAATGCGGGGCAGGCCGTTTACTCGGCGTCGAAGGCGGCGCTCATTGGTCTGACGAAGACGCTTGCGCGCGAATACGCATCGCGGAACGTGACGGTGAATGTCGTCACGCCGGGCTTCATCGAGACGGACATGACGTCGTCGATGAATGAAGAAGCGCGCAAAGGCATGCTTTCGACCATTCCTCTTGGGCGCACGGGCAAACCCGAAGATATTGCGGCGGCGATTGCATTTCTCTGTTCTGATGAGGCGTCGTACATCACGGGTGAGACGCTTCGGGTCAACGGCGGCATGTACATGTAG
- the fabD gene encoding ACP S-malonyltransferase, with protein MQRSTKVAWLFPGQGSQVVGMGRDLAETSDAARRVFERADAALGEPLTKLCFDGPMEELTLTANTQPAIVTVSMAIVAALRERMPDLALPMFAAGHSLGEYSALAAAGALELEDAVRICRLRGAAMQASVPPGEGAMAAVMGLDGPVVAQICAEEAHDEIVSLANYNAPGQVVIAGHAAAVARVSAVVGKRQGKAIPLKVSAPFHCALMRPARERLAPEVERIPVRPLAFPVIANVDAEPNADPARVKELLLRQIDGAVLWTATIERMAAEGVTHALELGPGKVLAGLGKRIAKSIKVLSVSDAVGLGAVSSFLEG; from the coding sequence ATGCAGCGAAGTACGAAGGTGGCGTGGTTGTTTCCTGGCCAGGGTTCGCAAGTGGTCGGGATGGGCAGGGATTTGGCGGAGACATCGGATGCAGCGCGGCGCGTGTTCGAACGTGCCGATGCTGCGCTGGGTGAGCCGCTGACGAAGCTTTGCTTCGATGGTCCGATGGAGGAGCTGACGCTCACGGCGAATACGCAGCCCGCGATCGTCACGGTCAGCATGGCGATCGTCGCGGCACTTCGCGAACGAATGCCCGATCTCGCGCTGCCCATGTTTGCCGCGGGGCACTCGCTTGGCGAATACAGCGCGCTTGCTGCGGCAGGTGCTCTCGAGCTCGAAGATGCCGTGCGGATTTGCCGGCTGCGCGGTGCTGCGATGCAAGCGTCGGTGCCTCCAGGTGAAGGCGCGATGGCTGCCGTGATGGGTCTCGATGGTCCGGTCGTCGCGCAGATCTGTGCTGAAGAGGCGCACGACGAAATTGTTTCACTCGCGAACTACAATGCGCCTGGGCAGGTGGTGATCGCGGGTCATGCCGCAGCCGTGGCGCGCGTGTCCGCAGTCGTGGGCAAGCGTCAAGGGAAGGCGATTCCGCTGAAGGTGAGTGCGCCGTTTCATTGTGCGCTCATGCGCCCTGCGCGTGAACGCCTCGCACCCGAGGTCGAACGTATCCCTGTTCGACCACTCGCGTTTCCTGTGATTGCGAACGTGGACGCCGAGCCGAATGCCGATCCGGCGCGCGTGAAAGAGCTGCTCTTGCGGCAGATCGATGGCGCGGTCTTGTGGACGGCGACCATCGAAAGGATGGCTGCCGAGGGCGTCACGCACGCGCTCGAGTTGGGGCCGGGGAAGGTGCTCGCGGGGCTCGGCAAGCGAATTGCGAAGTCGATCAAGGTGCTCAGCGTGTCCGATGCCGTGGGGCTCGGTGCTGTAAGTTCTTTCTTGGAGGGATGA
- a CDS encoding ketoacyl-ACP synthase III: MSAQRLPKSRILGTGHYVPEKVLSNFDLEKIVETSDTWITERTGIKRRHVAADDEVTSDMAAKAGRSAIAAAGLTPDDIDMIIVGTISGDSPMPACAVHVQQKIGAPNIPAFDLSAACAGFIFGLRIADQFITTGAARRVLIIGVELLSRLLNWEDRTTCVLFGDGAGAVVLGTSDGDGRGVLASRIFTDGSLASALQIPGGGSAEPLNEERIANKRNKVHMQGQEVFRTAVKNLVSASSGVLEEAGLRGADVDWVVAHQANLRILHQVSDRVDVPMERFIINIQEYGNTSSASIPIALDEAVRDGRIKPGQTVLMCALGAGISWGAALVRM, from the coding sequence ATGAGCGCGCAACGTTTGCCCAAGAGCAGGATTCTCGGCACCGGCCATTATGTGCCCGAGAAGGTCCTCAGCAACTTCGACCTCGAAAAGATCGTCGAAACGTCGGACACATGGATCACCGAGCGGACGGGAATCAAGCGCCGTCACGTTGCCGCGGATGATGAAGTAACGAGCGACATGGCTGCGAAGGCCGGTCGTAGCGCCATCGCCGCTGCGGGGCTCACGCCGGACGACATCGACATGATCATCGTCGGCACGATCAGCGGCGACAGCCCGATGCCCGCGTGTGCCGTGCACGTCCAGCAGAAGATTGGTGCTCCAAACATCCCCGCGTTCGACCTGTCCGCGGCGTGTGCTGGGTTCATCTTCGGCCTCAGGATCGCCGATCAATTCATCACCACGGGCGCTGCGCGTCGCGTGCTGATCATCGGCGTCGAGCTTCTATCGAGGCTGCTCAACTGGGAAGATCGCACGACGTGTGTGCTTTTCGGCGACGGCGCAGGAGCGGTCGTGCTCGGTACGTCCGATGGTGATGGTCGTGGCGTGCTTGCTTCGCGTATTTTCACCGATGGATCGCTTGCTTCGGCGCTGCAAATACCGGGCGGAGGTTCGGCCGAACCTCTGAACGAAGAGCGCATCGCAAACAAGCGCAACAAGGTGCACATGCAGGGGCAAGAGGTTTTTCGTACGGCCGTGAAGAATCTCGTGAGCGCATCGAGCGGTGTCTTGGAAGAGGCAGGTCTGCGTGGGGCCGACGTCGACTGGGTCGTCGCGCATCAGGCAAACCTGCGCATCTTGCATCAGGTCTCCGATCGCGTGGATGTGCCGATGGAGCGGTTCATCATCAACATCCAGGAATATGGCAACACGTCGAGTGCATCCATTCCGATTGCGCTCGACGAGGCAGTACGAGACGGTCGCATCAAGCCCGGACAAACCGTGCTCATGTGCGCGCTCGGCGCCGGTATTTCGTGGGGCGCAGCGCTCGTACGAATGTAA
- the rpmF gene encoding 50S ribosomal protein L32 yields the protein MAVPKRKTTPSKRDMRRANHDKVTPVQLIACANCGEATLPHRACGACGHYKGRKAKQTKGDSA from the coding sequence GTGGCCGTCCCGAAGAGGAAAACCACCCCAAGCAAGCGCGACATGCGGCGCGCAAATCACGACAAGGTTACGCCGGTGCAGCTCATTGCTTGCGCGAACTGCGGCGAAGCCACGCTACCCCATCGTGCGTGCGGCGCATGTGGTCACTACAAGGGCCGCAAAGCCAAGCAAACGAAGGGCGACTCGGCTTGA
- a CDS encoding DUF177 domain-containing protein — protein MSLFAIPAVDIDAAGRSIDADLPVEWIDRELAETDAKATGPGHLSMRLSRSGNEIVVRGKTRVSLEAPCGRCLAPAKLDIEGDLSLLLQPARTPPPEPAAGKGRAAGATAGAKASSSGKDKRTPKEKDLPEYEFASEEADVDTYDGETVVLDDFVREAILLEMPIFPLCSEDCPGIRPASSEVVGEGEEPRVDPRLAPLGALRAVLAQSKAGPSESTDDSGARPRSADVPKRKKTK, from the coding sequence ATGTCGCTCTTCGCCATTCCCGCAGTTGATATCGACGCCGCTGGGCGTTCGATCGACGCGGACTTGCCTGTCGAGTGGATCGACAGGGAGTTGGCGGAGACCGACGCGAAGGCTACGGGGCCGGGTCATTTGTCGATGCGGCTGTCTCGATCGGGCAACGAAATCGTTGTGCGGGGTAAGACGCGCGTGTCGCTCGAAGCTCCATGTGGCCGGTGTTTGGCGCCGGCGAAGCTGGACATCGAGGGCGATTTGTCACTTCTCCTTCAGCCTGCGCGTACGCCGCCGCCTGAACCGGCGGCGGGCAAGGGGCGTGCAGCGGGCGCGACTGCTGGTGCGAAAGCATCCAGTTCTGGGAAGGACAAGCGAACGCCGAAGGAAAAGGATTTGCCCGAGTACGAGTTTGCGTCGGAAGAAGCTGACGTCGACACGTACGATGGGGAGACGGTGGTGCTCGACGACTTCGTACGCGAAGCGATTTTGCTCGAGATGCCCATCTTTCCCTTGTGCTCGGAGGACTGTCCGGGTATCCGTCCCGCGTCCTCTGAAGTGGTTGGCGAAGGCGAGGAGCCTCGCGTCGACCCGAGGCTCGCGCCGCTCGGTGCTTTGCGCGCCGTGCTTGCCCAGTCGAAAGCTGGGCCTAGCGAGTCGACCGATGATTCCGGGGCTCGGCCTCGGAGCGCCGATGTACCCAAGCGAAAAAAGACGAAGTAA
- the pyrR gene encoding bifunctional pyr operon transcriptional regulator/uracil phosphoribosyltransferase PyrR translates to MSEVLLDPVAIARGLRRVAGEIAEHGGVRDLALIGIRRGGEPIAPRLAALLGELEGEVPPVGSVDITLYRDDAATALPNPKIGPSHIPFSVDGKRIVLVDDVISTGRTIRAAVDAVLDYGRPRRIELCVLVDRGGRELPIHPDYTVRRVDVAPDASIDVTLTNDELWARVVGASDTETSQ, encoded by the coding sequence ATGTCCGAAGTCCTGCTCGATCCCGTCGCGATTGCTCGAGGTTTGCGGCGAGTTGCCGGCGAAATCGCAGAACACGGCGGCGTGCGCGACCTAGCGCTCATCGGCATTCGCCGCGGCGGAGAACCCATCGCGCCGCGCCTTGCAGCGCTCCTCGGTGAGCTCGAAGGCGAAGTGCCTCCCGTCGGTTCCGTCGACATCACGCTCTATCGCGACGACGCGGCCACGGCGCTGCCCAATCCCAAGATCGGCCCGAGCCACATTCCCTTCTCGGTCGACGGAAAACGCATCGTGCTCGTCGACGATGTGATTTCGACAGGACGAACCATTCGCGCAGCCGTTGACGCCGTTCTCGACTACGGCAGACCTCGGCGCATCGAACTTTGCGTGCTCGTCGATCGCGGTGGTCGCGAGCTTCCCATTCATCCGGATTACACGGTGCGTCGCGTCGATGTTGCACCCGATGCGAGCATCGACGTCACGCTCACGAACGACGAGCTCTGGGCGAGGGTCGTCGGCGCGTCCGACACGGAGACTTCGCAATGA
- a CDS encoding aspartate carbamoyltransferase catalytic subunit produces the protein MTERSRFGRRHLLGIENLESSEIVSILDAAESFFDVSRRSVRKVPTLRGKTIINLFYEPSTRTRTSFELAGKRLSADVINISVSTSSAVKGETLLDTVKNLEAMRPDVIVIRHQASGAPHYIAPRTDAAVVNAGDGTHEHPTQALLDAFTIRREKKRIEGLTVAICGDVLHSRVARSNALLLQKMGATVRFAGPRTLMPPSAEALGAQVFDRLEPALEGADVVMMLRVQRERIAGTFLPSSREYSRAFGLNNARLSLAKSDAIVMHPGPMNRGVEIDPTVADGSRSVILDQVESGVAVRMAVLWMLALARDAEKPQAFDRKNAERAATG, from the coding sequence ATGACCGAACGATCACGATTTGGCCGAAGGCACCTATTGGGCATCGAAAATCTCGAATCGTCCGAAATCGTATCGATTCTCGACGCTGCAGAGAGCTTCTTCGACGTCTCGCGACGCAGCGTCCGCAAGGTCCCCACGCTTCGTGGCAAGACGATCATCAATCTGTTTTACGAACCATCCACGCGCACGCGCACATCGTTCGAGCTTGCGGGCAAGCGTCTGAGCGCGGACGTCATCAACATCAGCGTGTCCACGTCGAGCGCCGTGAAGGGCGAGACGCTGCTCGACACCGTGAAGAACCTCGAAGCGATGCGACCCGACGTCATCGTCATTCGGCATCAAGCATCCGGCGCGCCGCACTACATCGCTCCGCGTACGGATGCTGCAGTGGTCAATGCGGGCGACGGAACGCACGAGCACCCGACGCAAGCGCTTCTCGATGCGTTCACCATTCGTCGCGAGAAAAAGCGCATTGAAGGGCTCACCGTTGCCATTTGTGGCGACGTATTGCACAGCCGCGTGGCGCGATCGAATGCGTTGCTCTTGCAGAAAATGGGTGCGACGGTGCGATTTGCCGGTCCACGAACGCTGATGCCGCCGTCCGCGGAAGCACTGGGCGCACAAGTATTCGATAGGCTCGAACCGGCGCTCGAAGGAGCGGATGTCGTGATGATGTTGCGTGTGCAGCGCGAGCGTATTGCGGGCACGTTTTTGCCGAGCAGCCGTGAATACAGTCGAGCGTTTGGCTTGAACAACGCGCGATTGTCATTGGCGAAAAGCGATGCAATCGTCATGCATCCGGGGCCGATGAATCGAGGTGTCGAGATTGATCCAACGGTCGCGGATGGATCGCGCAGTGTAATATTGGATCAGGTCGAATCTGGGGTAGCGGTACGAATGGCGGTGTTATGGATGCTCGCATTGGCGCGCGACGCGGAAAAGCCGCAGGCGTTCGATAGGAAGAACGCGGAGCGAGCGGCGACGGGGTGA
- a CDS encoding phage tail protein: MTTFGLIGEGITDQIIIENVLFGFANVHELDEPAITQLQPPFNSPHGGWTLVFHYLNRGEYRKDLQTLDYLVIQVDTDVSQDVGFDVPWNDSNGPLPIETLVQNVVTKLVDLIGKDTYEAHANRFIFAIAVHSTECWLLPLVFNDNKATKIEHCLKAIDHELMKVRNEKPLSSADGAKDPKTYRKLSREYRKPKQFRSCVPKNPSLALFVSQLDRLLPTAS; the protein is encoded by the coding sequence GTGACGACCTTTGGGCTCATTGGTGAGGGCATCACCGACCAAATCATCATCGAAAACGTCCTGTTCGGATTTGCCAATGTCCACGAGCTGGACGAGCCTGCGATCACGCAACTTCAGCCACCTTTCAATTCTCCGCATGGCGGCTGGACGCTCGTTTTTCATTACCTCAATCGAGGTGAGTACCGTAAAGACTTGCAGACGCTCGATTACCTCGTCATCCAGGTCGACACCGACGTGTCGCAAGATGTCGGCTTCGACGTGCCTTGGAACGACAGCAATGGGCCTCTACCCATCGAAACGCTCGTGCAAAACGTCGTGACAAAACTCGTCGATCTCATTGGGAAGGACACGTACGAGGCGCACGCCAATCGATTCATTTTTGCGATCGCCGTTCATTCGACCGAATGCTGGCTCTTGCCGCTCGTTTTCAATGACAACAAAGCGACGAAAATCGAGCACTGTTTGAAAGCGATCGATCACGAATTGATGAAGGTGCGGAACGAAAAACCTCTTTCAAGTGCCGACGGGGCGAAGGACCCGAAGACATATCGAAAACTGTCGCGCGAGTACCGCAAACCAAAGCAGTTTCGGTCGTGCGTTCCGAAGAACCCGAGCTTGGCTCTCTTCGTGAGTCAGCTCGACCGTCTGTTGCCAACCGCGTCGTAA
- a CDS encoding AAA family ATPase, which translates to MIRKLRIENFKSIPKLEMELGRVNVLIGENGCGKSNILEAIAFAAASSQDKLGNEYLAARGIRVTDPQFMFAAFGETDVTISSIVVNVAHVDGATTNCQIGATNYEDPSQPQWIDSGLQVDRAQQIDYILRQLEATDQQLPVLKDVLERLLAFPWEKFDFYIFSPENSALRTFQAEGQILPLGIRGEGLFAYLKNLGSSAHRHVQDEITQHLSLIDWFERFDVPTDLAPFERSIAIVDRHLTEGSRFDQRSANEGFLFLLFYFTLFIGPGTPKIFAIDNVDASLNPKLCAELMKQLIALAKKHDKQVIFTTHNPAVLDGLDLHDDEQRLFVISRNQDGHTKARRVAPPKPLDNDLPVKLSEAFLRGALGGLPKNF; encoded by the coding sequence ATGATCCGAAAATTGCGAATCGAAAATTTCAAGTCGATCCCTAAGCTCGAGATGGAGCTTGGCCGCGTGAACGTGCTCATCGGCGAGAACGGGTGCGGCAAGAGCAATATTTTGGAAGCGATTGCTTTTGCGGCGGCGTCTTCGCAGGACAAACTGGGCAATGAATATCTGGCCGCTCGGGGGATTCGTGTGACGGATCCGCAGTTCATGTTTGCGGCATTTGGTGAGACGGATGTGACCATAAGCAGCATTGTAGTAAATGTTGCACATGTTGATGGTGCGACAACGAATTGCCAAATTGGGGCTACTAACTATGAAGATCCTTCACAGCCACAATGGATTGATTCGGGGCTGCAGGTTGACCGTGCACAGCAAATTGACTACATTCTTCGACAGCTCGAAGCTACCGATCAGCAGCTTCCCGTTCTCAAAGACGTGTTGGAAAGGCTCTTGGCTTTTCCATGGGAAAAATTCGATTTCTATATCTTCTCGCCCGAAAACTCTGCACTACGAACCTTCCAAGCGGAGGGCCAAATCCTTCCCCTTGGCATTCGCGGGGAGGGGCTTTTCGCATATCTGAAAAACCTTGGTTCATCAGCGCATCGTCATGTTCAAGACGAGATTACGCAACACCTTTCGCTCATCGATTGGTTCGAGCGCTTCGACGTTCCCACCGATCTTGCTCCCTTCGAGCGATCCATTGCCATTGTCGACCGTCATCTCACCGAAGGTAGTCGTTTCGATCAACGCAGCGCCAACGAAGGATTTTTGTTTTTGCTCTTCTACTTCACGTTGTTCATTGGTCCTGGGACGCCCAAAATCTTCGCCATCGACAACGTCGACGCATCGCTCAATCCCAAACTTTGCGCCGAGCTCATGAAGCAGCTCATAGCGCTAGCAAAAAAGCACGACAAGCAAGTCATTTTCACGACGCACAACCCCGCGGTGCTCGATGGCCTTGATTTGCACGACGACGAGCAGCGTTTGTTCGTCATTTCTCGCAATCAAGATGGGCATACGAAAGCGCGACGCGTGGCGCCTCCAAAGCCGCTCGATAACGACTTGCCGGTGAAGCTTTCCGAGGCATTCTTGCGTGGCGCTTTGGGTGGTTTGCCCAAGAACTTCTGA
- a CDS encoding nucleotidyltransferase: MKLQRDLSEFIKLLNSNKVDFIVVGGHAVAFHGHPRFTGDIDFLLRPTRDNAERVIETLKAFGFGDLALCADDFQRPGSVVQLGRSPNRIDLLTTISGVDFDEAWNTRVGAELDGISVSFLGLQALLANKKASGRDKDLADVKQLQAIATKAAQHRSG; the protein is encoded by the coding sequence GTGAAGCTGCAACGAGATTTGAGCGAATTTATCAAGTTGTTGAACTCGAACAAAGTTGATTTCATCGTAGTCGGCGGCCATGCCGTAGCGTTTCATGGTCACCCACGCTTTACCGGAGATATCGACTTTCTTCTCCGGCCAACGCGAGACAATGCCGAGCGCGTCATCGAAACCCTCAAGGCATTCGGATTTGGTGACCTTGCATTATGTGCTGATGATTTTCAGCGACCTGGAAGCGTCGTGCAACTCGGACGATCACCCAATCGAATTGATCTACTGACAACTATTTCTGGCGTTGATTTTGACGAGGCATGGAACACCCGTGTCGGCGCCGAGCTGGATGGCATTTCGGTATCGTTTCTCGGTCTACAAGCGCTGCTCGCGAACAAGAAGGCTTCCGGCCGAGACAAGGATCTTGCCGACGTGAAACAGCTCCAAGCCATTGCAACGAAGGCGGCTCAACATCGATCGGGTTGA
- a CDS encoding sigma-70 family RNA polymerase sigma factor, translated as MLLRFGVPARDVDDEVQEVFAFAWRHMEQLVGELDLRPWLYTVAINRARNYRRLCRCRKVCFAGDPPDLARLEVDPEGMIDAYRGFARVMRRFSGKVREVFVRVAVEGQSVKAVAAQLRIPSKTAEARMRIAKASILRTQWRGR; from the coding sequence GTGCTCTTGCGTTTCGGCGTGCCCGCGCGGGATGTGGACGACGAGGTGCAGGAGGTATTTGCATTTGCTTGGCGGCATATGGAGCAGCTCGTAGGGGAGTTGGACTTGCGCCCGTGGCTGTATACGGTGGCCATCAATCGCGCCCGGAATTACCGGCGACTGTGTCGCTGCAGAAAGGTATGCTTTGCGGGCGATCCGCCGGATCTTGCAAGGCTGGAGGTCGATCCGGAAGGGATGATCGACGCGTATCGGGGCTTTGCGCGCGTGATGCGGCGATTCAGTGGTAAGGTGCGCGAGGTATTCGTGCGGGTTGCGGTGGAGGGGCAATCGGTGAAGGCGGTCGCGGCGCAATTGCGCATTCCGAGCAAAACAGCGGAGGCGCGAATGCGGATTGCGAAGGCATCGATCTTGCGCACGCAATGGCGCGGCCGGTAG
- a CDS encoding sigma-70 family RNA polymerase sigma factor translates to MSTTTTRKSHASKRVPNFTVTGPQLPQYPPPPPTVPVQAVDPATKAVRYAVTDATGSLESVTQCRVFARLYADHREFVRRTVERHGVPMRDSEDVTQEVFTTALSRIHDFDAAKAARPWLFVLAIHRAANYRRLARNRVEPITSAPPPEPVADDGDAESAVLASEERTLVREIIGRLSPKLRTMLIMHDLDERPMADIVAELKIPLKTAQARLKLAREEALRRGQSLALSITATPLRNRDLLRVREVLLDYVKLEKATPPERRAPAAPLTYFVFA, encoded by the coding sequence ATGTCGACAACCACCACGCGCAAGAGCCACGCATCCAAGCGCGTCCCGAACTTCACGGTCACCGGGCCGCAGCTTCCGCAGTACCCGCCACCGCCGCCGACGGTCCCGGTGCAAGCCGTGGATCCCGCGACGAAAGCCGTGCGTTACGCGGTCACGGACGCGACGGGGTCACTCGAATCGGTGACGCAATGCCGCGTGTTTGCGCGTCTATATGCGGATCACCGTGAATTCGTCCGGCGCACGGTCGAACGTCATGGCGTTCCCATGCGCGATTCCGAGGACGTCACGCAAGAGGTCTTCACGACGGCGCTATCGCGCATTCACGATTTCGATGCGGCGAAGGCTGCGCGACCGTGGTTGTTCGTCCTCGCGATTCATCGAGCGGCCAATTATCGGCGCTTGGCACGCAATCGAGTCGAGCCCATCACGTCCGCACCGCCGCCAGAACCCGTCGCCGACGATGGTGACGCAGAATCGGCCGTGCTTGCATCCGAAGAGCGCACGCTCGTGCGGGAGATCATTGGCCGATTGAGTCCCAAGCTTCGCACGATGCTCATCATGCACGACCTCGATGAGCGTCCCATGGCGGACATCGTTGCCGAACTGAAAATCCCGCTCAAGACAGCGCAAGCGCGTCTCAAGCTAGCTCGCGAGGAAGCGCTTCGGCGAGGTCAATCGCTCGCCCTCTCGATAACCGCGACACCGCTTCGGAATCGGGACTTGCTCCGCGTGCGCGAAGTCTTGCTCGACTATGTCAAATTGGAAAAGGCCACACCGCCAGAGCGTCGAGCGCCCGCTGCGCCGCTTACCTACTTCGTCTTCGCCTAA